GTTTACAGTCATACGGCGGACCCACAAACGATTCATGGTCTAGCTGGAATAGATCAAGAAGATAGCGTCCTCCTTTCCGAAGCAGCGGCGTTATAACTTTAGCATATCTgcaaaaacatttcattgaagaaagtgaGCAAGTTTTTATAGACCAGCATTACTGTTGATAGAGgggtgatgtgatgtgatgtgatgcctGAGTGTTGACTGTGAGAAAATAACGATCATTTACTGGATAGAGGGCGCCATTCTTACCTCGTTCTGTCTTGAGGATCAATAGCAGCGAGAGCGCCCCTGTCCCATATGCAGTCAAAAGTACCAATTACATCTTCTGTCAGTTTAAAATAATCACAGCAGTAAATAGTAATGTCTTTGTCCTTAGcctgaaataaaaatttgaacagttTGATGTCAGGAGTATCAATTTTAATAAGTTGTCAAACTATACAATTTTCAAACCCACTCTCTGATCATGGTTCTATAACCATTCTGCATACAAGCCTTTATCACGgactttattttctgatttttgctcTAGCATCGTGTTTGACTTCAGGTTAAGAAACACAGTAATGTGAAGACGATAGCTGCCTGCGCTGAAGCAGTCAAAAGGACCGTCATTGTTACTTTTGGTGATTTATTCCCACTATTTTATTGTTAATATCACTACAGCTTCTTGTTCTaatccccaaagcatgttgggaTACACAGTTACTCAGCTTATGATCTTAGccagtacatgtgtagactgcactgatattgttgacaagtaaattttgGTCAGGACTAAAATTTGAATATGGAACACAATTATATGTACCGACGCTGTGTTAGCTTGACAGGAACCTAAcatgaacttgcaattgacatacaaatcaaaatacatttgtttCGAAGGACTTAAGTCAAATACGATgcaaacaaaaatccaaggcCAAAGTTATAGCTACTCGTGCGTTAAGACATTAacgttttctcgagggtctatggttaagaCAACACACTTAGGATACGAGAGAATCTTGGAGTTCGTCATTGCAGACAACGAGATTAACTTACCTTATACACGTCGCCTACGGTGTCTTTCAAGCTCTCTTTCGTGAATTCCAactcattttctttgaaaaactgtTCACATCCCTCAGCAGAACACTCATTACCGATGACGATCTGCTCTTTCTCCGCCAGCCTACAAGAGGAAACATGGAAAATTAATGTCGGAAGTTAAAGCTTAGTCAGCACGACTGTCTTTGCGTCCCGAGTTGTTGTCGTCTCAAATGTACCAAATCAGCGAAACTTAATTCTTGTAAAGGTATTTGTAGTTGATGAAAAATGTGTTTAATTGGACTCTCAATAGAAATGGAACCAATAAATTGTCTGTACTCGATTGGCTAGGGTTCTAGTAAGACATAAGTGACATAAAACGAAGTTTCGTCCTTAGTTTATGGAAATCccaatttcaaatttgtaaTTCCGTGTAAGCTGCTTGTATTTTCGTACTTGATTAAATGGTAGAAATAGTAACTATGACATTACACCAGTGCTTCGTTAATTTTGACGAGTTGCATTCATAGTATGATTTGATTTCTCAATAATTACCAGTTCAGATCTAAGGATTTTCCACAGAGAGGAAGAAAAACCCGTTGTTTCTTCTCCCCCTTGGTCAGCCATTCGAAGTTCTTCTCCAACATCCTGCAAAGCATAAGTGTCAAGTAATTTATCAGAAATAGTCAAACAAATTATTACATAGTGTCCCAggactttaaatgaaatatcATTTATTGTCACATTTGGTCAATTTAGTTGAGATCGATGttataatgaaaaaaacatgcttaaagctccataagctgtatcttttggctattttcagaacttttgttttgtggtttccctacactttctgtattgaatccctaaactgtactTTAATTTAGTATATCAACACAatctatatgagtataatctccattgttattgttgaaaattgcattcaagtccggactagaattcatttgtaaacaataaacaatgatcactacacacatacaagctgtgttgacaaaaagaatacttgaaatttcagtatGACATgtggattagggtcagacacggtagttgatatacagaagcagaatactgaaaaacttactacaagttacagcttatgtccctttgaATGAAGTTATATGTGAAATGCAGCACATTGTTTACCGGTCGCTCAAGATCTTAGAACAGTGAATGAAACCTATAACTCGAAGGAGGAGGGCAGGGGAGGACAGGAGGGGATGGTACACTTTATAGTGTTTATTCATAGATAGTTTGGCTGCTATTCGTGAGGGGAGAGGTAATATCGACATCAGAGAGACGATCGGCAACAAAGAAACGTTGAGTAAAGAGTAAACCAGCGGTTCTAAATCGAAATACGAAGAGCAAATTGTATCTTTAAAACTAATCCTAGACTAGGTTCACTGTTTCACTGTGTTAGATCCATGccagaattttgttcaatttatcTTTCACACGGTACACTAGCTAGTATATTGCATTTACATTACATTATTGTCCCTAACACTTGACTGTAGTCCTAGATACTGCAACTCTTATTGTGTGAGGATGATGAAAAATCACTTACGGGTGGACTTTAGGCATATGGAACCTGGTTTGCCCTTTCTTCCATCGCTTTCGCCAGGAGTCAACACTCATGTAGCTCTCATCGTAATCACCGAACTGATTTTTCCTCTTCTTGCCCGTTCTACTCGGTTTCTCTTCGACTTCTTTGACGCCATTGTCCATGTCTTTCCCTTGTGCGACTTCAGATGACTTCTGTTTGACTTCTTGGATGCCATTTTCGACGCTTTTGCCCTGGATGTTTTCAGATCCGTTCTGAACCACCCCATTTTCCTTCGCGATTTCTGCCATGTTTTTTTATTGTAAGCTTTTCCTTACACTCACGTCTTCTTTGCGTCTAATATCTGTGAAAATTAAAGTGTTACAGTTGCACTAATTACTAACTCTTTCTCAGATATGAGACGATGCGTAATTATCAAACATACTTGCAAGGATGGTAAAATTACAGTATAATCACTGTTTCTTTGATTACAAATAATTGCTAAAACTCCCTACATCCTGGCTGTCTCAAATACTGAGTATTTGGCACCGAAAAATGAAAAGAAGCTACCAGTGTGTTCGTATACGTGTTTACGAGTTGTTTTCTAAGTCAGTATTTTTGTCACCCAGTCATGTACCCCATTCAATCAACGGAAGTCCTTTAAACCGgggatatttttttttattcaagtaACCGGTTTCATCCTCCCGACTCTTCGACAGATATTCGAGAACAGCGCCCCCACTGGCTAAACAACTGCAACCGAACATTTGCGACCTTCATCGGTACGTTCACGCAATAAAACAGCGGACTTCCGATTTGATGAAAGCGGTAGCATTGGCAGTCATGGACTCGTGTTTGGCCGATGTCAGTTTGAATGATGGATCACGCTATCAATCACATTGGAACAAAATATCTCAGCAAGCCTGCGAGACGCAACAGTCGTGTACCACAGTCAGTTCGCACGGATCGATTGAAATTGACACAGCCGGACACGGCTGAAGGTGCTAATTAAGTGTAACATAGCGTCATCACGGCTTTTTAACCTGACAGTAACAAATTAGGGCCATCTATCGTTGTCAAAGCTTACATGTTAACTCACAACTCTCTGTTAGGTCTAAAGGTTGGGGACGTCCTTAAGAGCAGGCGATGACAGAAAATTGGTCTCCCGCACCGCTCTCACACACTGAAAGCCCACAGGCTACGTTGTCCATCTTCTAAACTGTAGGCAACTGAGCAAAGGGCAGCCAGCAGATGCCTATTTAAATCAAAGACCCCTTTCCGCATTTTTCCGGTCTGACACAAATTATTGACATCTAGAAAACCGTCCGACAGTGCCAAGTTTCCACCATTAAACGACTCTACTCATAAGTATGATTTGACGGACTTTAATCTACAAACTTTAAATTATAAAGATGGTTTTGGGGGAAGCGTGCATGTGTGATTTAAGAATCGATGTAATCATCGCAATTCCAGAAGTTTAACTTTTGAACTAAACACGATAAATCACCAGTCATGACGTGGATATTTTCCTTTGATTTGATAGACCGTGTTCAATTTATAAACATCGTATTTAGCTCCTCCACAATCCTCGTAATGATTATCACCACTCTTTCATTGCCATAGAATTGTTTGCTctttaaatctgaaaaacatgTGCTAACGATGATGACGTAGACATAAGAAGATACCGTTTATCGTGACACTaacaaaatgtaacatttcatgGCTTATCCATCGTAAGTCGTGTGTAGGATCTGCCTAATATTACACGTCACCACATTATCTTCTATTTCAAGTTTTGGTGCACAATTCTTAGCGATAACACTAGGGGAGTGCTCGCCAGTTACGACTCAGCATTCTGTGTGCGATATGATGTGATGTCAACCTCGATGATGGATCGGCAAAATCATCCATTCATGTCCACGAACGTGAGCCTGCTTGCGATTGAAATCCACTTGACCGTGAATTTTCTTGCTGATCGTTCACCTCGAAAATCACGTGCCAAACGTCAATAAACAGTGGCACAGAGAGAACCCAGTAGAGAGTAAAGATCAACATTGCATACCGGGCTGgcactttttatttttatttttcgcttTTGAGTTGGCATAGTTACCGCGTTCTTGTGTCTTTGCACAGACTTACAAAAAGTATTTATTGTTTGTGCTATAGTGGGGGGCAGTAAAGATGCCACGAACCCTGACATcaaaaaatacacataaaatCGTGAATGCAATAGCTAGTACGTTGATATAAAACATACTGTGAACCAAGGCTACTGCGATGGGATATATCTATCTGTGTTCTAAATTCAAACTGCGGATAAAGTTAGCTCAAATCAGCAACACTGCAAAGGACCATTTGGAGCGATTTACACAACCTTTTGACTGTACACATGTTACATCCATAAAACTGTTAGTTTATTGTCAGCAGATACCCGCAGACACATGGCCGCATTCCGTTGCCATGCCCCTCATGATGAGTGTCCGCATTGAGAAATCGTGAGACACTGGGCGGGGCGAGCACTATTCAACTGTCGCTCTGCTCTGTGTGCGAACTGTCGTTACTGAGCAGGTGGGATAAGTGGAAACCAACGCCATCTCGTTGTCTCGCGTGTAAATAGACATTTGGCCGATGTATTTTCGAGTGTTGGTGTTATACTCACGATGAACTCGTCAGAGTGGTGTTACGGGAACACGAGGGAAATGCTATTGTGATGAACTGCCCACTCCGCTGTTTTCGGTTTAGGGCATCGTTTTGTCAATGACTTCCAGTTTATGAATACTTGGCATGTAGGCAAACTAGGGTATAGGGACTGTGCACAAATGTAGTTTGCGACGCCAAGCACAAGAACTGCCTATTGATCTTACATGTCgcagacaagaaaaaaaattgaagccaAAACGGTGAGACAAGTAGAAAATTTTGAAGCCAAAACGGTGATGCATTTGTACGAGTCTTTCGAGCATTCCGGTACGTACGTTTACTAAAACCTCACGCAGCTAACTGTACAGGCTATTGAAGACCGGAATTTCCAATTTCCTGTACACGAAAGTGCCTATTTTGACTGTCATCTTTCCTTCTTGCAACTCATAGTACTTTTCAGAGAGAAGACTTCTTACAAATTTGCCATGATAGACGTGCACACACTGTAATAGGTCCACATGTAACCAAGGTCCCATGACAATGTACACGGAACTGGTCAATGAAAGCCACAAAGGTTTGTCGCCTTGAACATCCTGGTGTGATTACGATAATTATGTACTTCTTGAATAGTTTTGCACACGGTTTCTCTGCCCTTTACGTCTGAGATAATTACTCTTTCCAGAAGGAAAACCTTGAGTTGTACACAAACAAGGAACCAAAAACTTGTTGCTGGAGCTGTACGTCGACCCGCAGCAAGTCACGCTCTACGTTGTAAGTTCTCGGCTACCGTAATATTACCATGTGCGTAAACACCAGAGCAGGTTTTGTCACAAGGCACAAAGAGACGAGACCTATGCCAGAAGTAGGTCTTTCTGTATTAAATGTTGACATTCAA
The DNA window shown above is from Ptychodera flava strain L36383 chromosome 5, AS_Pfla_20210202, whole genome shotgun sequence and carries:
- the LOC139132959 gene encoding probable thiopurine S-methyltransferase, coding for MAEIAKENGVVQNGSENIQGKSVENGIQEVKQKSSEVAQGKDMDNGVKEVEEKPSRTGKKRKNQFGDYDESYMSVDSWRKRWKKGQTRFHMPKVHPMLEKNFEWLTKGEKKQRVFLPLCGKSLDLNWLAEKEQIVIGNECSAEGCEQFFKENELEFTKESLKDTVGDVYKAKDKDITIYCCDYFKLTEDVIGTFDCIWDRGALAAIDPQDRTRYAKVITPLLRKGGRYLLDLFQLDHESFVGPPYDCKPTDVDDMFGKYFNIDRVVTRDALSAWQREWGVKYFIQDVYHFTPKVTEEITKCACSK